The Vibrio pomeroyi genome window below encodes:
- the ihfB gene encoding integration host factor subunit beta, giving the protein MTKSELIERLCAEQTHLSAKEIEDAVKDILEHMASTLESGDRIEIRGFGSFSLHYREPRVGRNPKTGDKVELEGKYVPHFKPGKELRERVNSGM; this is encoded by the coding sequence ATGACTAAGTCTGAATTGATTGAAAGACTGTGCGCTGAGCAAACGCATCTTTCTGCAAAAGAAATTGAAGACGCTGTAAAAGACATTTTAGAGCATATGGCTTCAACACTAGAAAGTGGTGATCGAATCGAAATTCGCGGTTTTGGCAGCTTTTCTCTGCATTATCGTGAGCCTCGTGTTGGACGTAACCCAAAGACTGGTGACAAAGTAGAGTTAGAAGGTAAATACGTTCCTCACTTCAAACCAGGTAAAGAGCTGCGCGAACGAGTAAACTCAGGAATGTAG
- a CDS encoding lipopolysaccharide assembly protein LapA domain-containing protein, with protein sequence MKIIKIVAVIALFLIALALGSQNQTTVNFNYLLAQGDFHLSSLLGVVFVSGFGLAWLVFGNMHMRSQLKIHRLKKQLNKKSKQVAADTKA encoded by the coding sequence ATGAAAATTATAAAAATAGTCGCCGTTATCGCACTTTTCCTAATTGCACTGGCTTTAGGCTCTCAAAACCAAACAACTGTGAATTTCAACTATCTGCTTGCACAAGGTGACTTCCATCTATCAAGTTTATTAGGTGTTGTATTCGTTTCAGGCTTTGGCCTAGCTTGGTTAGTCTTTGGTAACATGCACATGCGGTCTCAGCTAAAAATTCATCGCTTGAAGAAGCAACTCAATAAGAAATCAAAGCAGGTCGCTGCTGATACTAAAGCTTAA
- the lapB gene encoding lipopolysaccharide assembly protein LapB has product MLELLFLLLPIAAAYGWYMGNRNAQQEKQKQSHQISRQYVTGLNLLLSDQSDKAVDHFIELLQVDNETIDTHLALGNLFRSRGEVDRAIRIHQNLISRSGLTLDQKNLALQQLAKDYMVSGFLDRAEKIFEQLVEEPDHKEGALQQLVAIYQQTREWNKAIHYGNILVKLGKKKMKMRATVAHFWCELAMQEQADGNRSKALQHFKKALSEDPKCVRASIALGKFHLANEDYQKTIDCLESVLEQDIDFISEVLPTLAECYHKLGQEAQLVEFLKACIQKKAGVSAELMLAQLVAHHEDVGSAQELLTKQLVKNPTMKGFYRLIDYHLAEAEEGRAKDSLTTLQSMVGEQLKVKPHYRCRQCGFSTHSMYWHCPSCKGWGTIKPIRGLDGE; this is encoded by the coding sequence ATGTTAGAGTTACTGTTCTTACTTTTGCCTATCGCAGCCGCTTATGGTTGGTATATGGGTAATCGTAACGCTCAGCAAGAAAAACAAAAACAATCACACCAGATCTCCCGTCAATACGTGACGGGTTTGAACCTATTACTGTCAGACCAATCTGACAAAGCGGTCGATCACTTCATCGAGCTACTTCAAGTAGACAATGAAACCATCGATACTCACTTGGCTCTGGGCAACTTGTTCCGTTCAAGAGGCGAAGTCGACCGTGCTATTCGCATTCACCAAAATCTTATCTCTCGTTCGGGATTAACGCTCGACCAGAAAAACCTCGCACTGCAACAATTAGCGAAAGACTATATGGTCTCTGGCTTTCTCGACCGCGCCGAAAAAATCTTTGAACAGCTTGTAGAAGAACCCGACCATAAAGAAGGCGCTCTGCAACAGTTGGTTGCTATTTATCAGCAAACACGTGAGTGGAACAAAGCCATCCATTACGGAAATATCTTAGTTAAACTCGGTAAGAAGAAAATGAAGATGCGTGCCACAGTCGCGCATTTCTGGTGTGAGCTTGCGATGCAAGAACAAGCCGACGGTAACCGCTCTAAGGCGCTTCAACACTTCAAGAAGGCTCTGTCTGAGGACCCTAAATGTGTTCGTGCTAGCATTGCTTTAGGTAAGTTCCATTTAGCGAACGAAGATTACCAAAAGACCATTGATTGTCTTGAATCGGTACTTGAGCAAGATATCGACTTCATTAGTGAGGTGTTGCCCACACTTGCTGAGTGTTACCACAAGCTTGGACAAGAAGCTCAATTAGTCGAATTCCTTAAAGCGTGTATCCAGAAGAAAGCTGGTGTATCTGCGGAACTGATGCTTGCTCAATTAGTTGCTCACCATGAAGATGTTGGCTCTGCTCAAGAACTACTGACCAAGCAACTTGTTAAAAACCCAACCATGAAAGGCTTCTATCGATTAATCGATTACCACCTAGCAGAAGCAGAAGAAGGTCGAGCTAAAGATAGCTTAACCACGCTTCAATCCATGGTTGGTGAGCAGCTTAAAGTTAAGCCTCATTACCGTTGCCGCCAGTGTGGTTTCTCAACACACTCAATGTATTGGCACTGCCCTTCATGTAAAGGGTGGGGGACGATCAAGCCTATTCGTGGGCTTGATGGTGAATAG
- the pyrF gene encoding orotidine-5'-phosphate decarboxylase produces the protein MNDQKIIVALDYDNQADALAFVDRIDPASCRLKVGKEMFTLFGPEFVRELHKRGFSVFLDLKFHDIPNTCSKAVRAAAELGIWMVNVHASGGERMMTASREILEPYGKDRPLLIGVTVLTSMEQSDLAGIGLDLEPQQQVMRLASLTKNSGLDGVVCSAQEASLLKGALGQEFKLVTPGIRPVGADVGDQKRIMTPSKAIESGSDYLVIGRPITQAIDPAAVLAEINGTLA, from the coding sequence ATGAACGACCAAAAAATCATTGTAGCCTTGGATTATGACAACCAAGCGGATGCGTTAGCCTTTGTTGATCGTATTGACCCAGCATCTTGTCGCTTAAAAGTCGGCAAAGAGATGTTTACCTTGTTTGGTCCTGAGTTTGTTCGTGAATTACATAAGCGTGGTTTCTCAGTATTCTTAGACCTTAAATTCCACGACATTCCTAACACATGTTCAAAAGCAGTGCGCGCTGCTGCTGAACTTGGCATATGGATGGTGAACGTACACGCAAGTGGCGGTGAGCGCATGATGACGGCTTCTCGCGAAATCTTAGAACCGTATGGTAAAGATCGTCCGCTGCTTATTGGTGTGACTGTACTAACCAGTATGGAACAGTCTGATCTAGCGGGTATCGGTTTAGACCTAGAGCCACAACAGCAAGTAATGCGCTTGGCTTCTCTTACTAAAAACTCTGGTTTAGATGGTGTGGTATGTTCAGCACAAGAGGCTTCATTGTTGAAAGGTGCACTTGGTCAGGAGTTCAAACTAGTGACTCCGGGTATTCGCCCTGTGGGTGCTGATGTTGGTGACCAGAAGCGTATTATGACGCCTTCTAAAGCGATTGAATCAGGTTCTGACTACCTAGTTATCGGTCGTCCAATTACTCAAGCTATAGACCCTGCAGCGGTTCTTGCTGAGATTAACGGTACTCTAGCTTAA
- a CDS encoding tRNA isopentenyl-2-thiomethyl-A-37 hydroxylase MiaE → MYQELLAPIHSFLKAETPDSWIDEAKKPENLHIILRDHMLCELKAAQSALFLIRKYAVDKDSAKQLNEWILPYEQFAYRRIGDLESLRGKSNVSKRITAKEGCNYGADLIDKMVLLIKEELHHFYQVMELMEKKGVTYQPIEAGRYAKGLIKQVKTYEPDALVDKLIIGAFIEARSCERFAKLAPFLEEDMEKFYVSLLRSEARHYQDYLELAEQIAGKDISERIAHFAQVEADLITSDDSDFKFHSGAPV, encoded by the coding sequence ATGTATCAAGAACTATTAGCTCCAATTCACTCCTTTCTTAAAGCCGAAACGCCAGATTCATGGATCGATGAAGCCAAAAAGCCAGAAAACCTTCACATCATTTTGCGTGATCACATGCTTTGTGAGCTAAAAGCAGCTCAAAGCGCTCTGTTTCTTATCCGTAAGTACGCAGTTGATAAAGACAGTGCCAAGCAACTGAATGAGTGGATCTTGCCATACGAGCAGTTTGCTTACCGCCGTATTGGAGATCTAGAGTCACTTCGTGGTAAGAGCAACGTATCAAAGCGAATCACAGCGAAAGAAGGCTGTAATTACGGTGCTGACCTTATCGACAAAATGGTTCTACTGATTAAAGAAGAATTGCACCATTTCTATCAAGTGATGGAATTGATGGAAAAGAAAGGCGTGACTTACCAACCGATTGAAGCGGGTCGTTACGCTAAAGGGCTAATCAAGCAAGTAAAGACATACGAACCAGATGCTCTAGTCGACAAACTAATCATCGGTGCCTTTATTGAAGCACGTTCTTGTGAGCGTTTTGCTAAATTAGCGCCTTTCTTAGAAGAAGACATGGAGAAGTTTTACGTATCTCTACTTCGTTCAGAGGCTCGTCACTACCAAGATTACCTTGAGTTGGCCGAGCAAATCGCTGGCAAAGATATCTCAGAGCGTATTGCTCATTTCGCTCAAGTGGAAGCAGACCTGATCACTTCAGACGACAGCGACTTTAAATTCCATAGTGGTGCACCGGTATAA
- a CDS encoding DNA repair protein: MNIGLIIALVAVLLVLVLGYNIMLQYKVKVETAKKQEASRYLTIIDGTEELIGNAHHMPFSQDLLVCLNNRILDALENMYQLDPKNKQLAQRIESVKQQITQLKENYQGGESTAFRVPSSDKQAIMMLKLVKRLRDTVRNEHNKGRFETQAYVVENARLETIQIRINIENVIKRANDSISRGQPGTAIQLLRKGIDALATKNDSYSNQAKEKLQQMLNDLDQKRQDKNAQDLQQMESKERDDDMDALFGQKKKW; the protein is encoded by the coding sequence ATGAATATTGGTTTAATAATCGCCTTAGTAGCCGTTCTTTTGGTGTTGGTTTTAGGCTACAACATCATGCTTCAATACAAAGTTAAGGTAGAAACAGCGAAGAAACAGGAAGCTTCTCGTTATCTAACCATTATTGACGGAACTGAAGAGCTGATTGGCAATGCTCACCACATGCCGTTTAGCCAAGATCTTCTTGTATGCTTAAATAATCGAATTCTTGATGCATTAGAAAACATGTATCAGCTCGACCCTAAAAATAAGCAACTCGCCCAGCGTATCGAAAGCGTAAAGCAGCAAATTACTCAGCTTAAAGAGAACTACCAAGGTGGCGAAAGTACAGCTTTCCGCGTGCCAAGCAGTGATAAGCAAGCGATCATGATGCTTAAGCTAGTCAAACGTCTTCGCGATACGGTTCGTAATGAACACAACAAAGGTCGTTTTGAAACTCAAGCTTATGTAGTTGAGAACGCACGTCTCGAGACAATTCAAATTCGCATTAACATCGAGAACGTTATTAAGCGTGCAAATGACTCAATATCTCGCGGCCAACCAGGTACAGCAATTCAGTTACTGCGTAAAGGCATTGATGCGTTAGCTACCAAAAACGACTCATACTCTAATCAAGCAAAAGAGAAGCTTCAGCAGATGCTTAACGACCTTGATCAGAAGCGCCAAGATAAAAACGCGCAAGATTTGCAACAGATGGAATCTAAAGAGCGTGACGACGATATGGATGCCCTATTCGGTCAGAAGAAGAAATGGTAA